The proteins below come from a single Rosa rugosa chromosome 2, drRosRugo1.1, whole genome shotgun sequence genomic window:
- the LOC133733708 gene encoding cytochrome b561 and DOMON domain-containing protein At4g12980-like, producing MYWCALILILILSSSSLATSAHKRTKICIPINPMNITNCKKLLTLGAELGWNIHNETHIDILFTIPISMDDTPKWVAWGVNPRRKRPRMIGTRAIIAISQANGTLKVSRYNITSDTKLGCRLQPLQPSIEFEDVVVQNMTGDVKPNRYMSIFATLILRPDLAAYDIARLNHVWQVGYEADEVALEPKMHPTALQNVDSTETTNLYSWKGISIEHRRHHLRTVHGILNIVGWGTLLPFGVIIARYLRRYPFHCTHWFLSHVSCQIVGYILGTIGWAIGIWLGHASKEYHFHTHNILAMFIFAFTTLQMIALRLRPTPIDDFRKYWDMYHHFLGYALLAVIILNIFHGIAILKPDKTWLCAYIGTLAVLASITLGLEIYTWCKFMNSKMKKPNTSGEVQPVPSS from the exons ATGTACTGGTGTGCATTAATTCTCATACTGATCttgtcctcctcctctctcGCCACCTCTGCTCATAAGAGAACCAAAATTTGTATTCCCATCAACCCCATGAACATCACCAACTGCAAGAAACTACTCACCTTGGGAGCTGAACTCGGCTGGAACATCCACAACGAAACCCACATTGACATCTTGTTCACCATTCCAATATCTATGGACGACACACCAAAATGGGTCGCCTGGGGTGTGAACCCGCGTCGGAAAAGGCCGCGGATGATCGGAACCAGGGCCATTATCGCCATTTCACAGGCCAACGGGACTTTGAAGGTCAGCAGATACAACATCACCAGTGACACCAAGCTGGGATGTCgtttgcagcctctgcagccTTCCATAGAGTTCGAGGATGTCGTCGTCCAAAACATGACAGGTGATGTGAAACCTAACAGATACATGTCAATTTTTGCGACGCTAATTTTGCGTCCAGATTTAGCTGCGTACGACATTGCAAGGTTGAACCATGTGTGGCAAGTTGGGTATGAAGCTGATGAGGTTGCTCTGGAGCCTAAGATGCACCCGACGGCTCTCCAGAACGTGGATAGCACAGAGACTACAAACTTGTACAGTTGGAAAGGTATCAGCATTGAACATCGCCGGCATCATCTTAGAACG GTGCATGGGATTCTGAATATTGTGGGATGGGGAACATTGTTGCCCTTTGGAGTGATTATAGCGAGGTACTTGAGAAGATATCCCTTTCATTGTACACATTGGTTTTTATCGCACGTCTCTTGTCAGATCGTTGGTTACATTCTCGGCACGATTGGTTGGGCAATCGGAATATGGCTCGGACATGCTTCCAAAGAATATCACTTCCACACTCACAATATTCTCGCCATGTTCATATTTGCATTTACAACATTACAA ATGATTGCTCTGCGTTTAAGGCCAACGCCAATAGATGATTTCCGGAAATACTGGGACATGTACCATCATTTTCTGGGCTACGCACTTCTGGCTGTGATCATATTGAATATATTCCATGGCATTGCCATTTTGAAGCCAGACAAAACCTGGCTATGCGCTTATATTGGAACCCTTGCAGTGCTTGCTTCCATCACATTGGGTTTGGAGATTTATACTTGGTGTAAATTCATGAATTCCAAAATGAAGAAACCAAACACTTCCGGAGAAGTTCAACCCGTACCTAGTAGTTAG